The window CGAGGAGGTGCGTTTCGGTGATTTTGGCGAAGATTCCGAAGCGGGCCTGCTGAGGGTCAAGCGCTGCGAGATCCAGATCGCCTTGCTGCCTCTGCTGAAGGATGTCCTGGAGGTCAAACGCCTCCAGTTGGTCGAGCCGCAGTTCCATGTCGATAGAAGCTCGCCCCCTGGGCCTCGAGCGCCAGGCGGCGCCGGACCCGGGACCGCCAGCGATTCAGGTCCTGTAAGTGCGACGGAGGAGGGGGCCGGTCAGCCGGCCCGGTCGGATGGCGCCGTCGAGCGGGGTGCTCAGCGGTTTCCGGCCTTTGGATTCAAGGATGTCGAAGTGGTTGACGGGGTTGTCGTTTACCGGAGCGGGCCCGAGGGCGCCGTGCACACCCTTCGGCTGGAGCGTTTCGAGGCGCGGAGCGGTGGCATGGACGCCGATATCGACCTGGAAGCGAGTGGAGACTATGAAGGCCATCGTTTCGAGCTCAAGGGCCGCACGGGGGGGCTGCCGGCCCTGACAGATCCGAAGAGGCCTTGGGATGTTCGTCTGGAGGGGCTTTTCGGCGGGGCCGCGATCTCGATCGAGGGGGAGATGGAGGATGTATTCCATATCCGCGGGGGGCGGTTCACGGTCTCCTTCCACGGTGAGGCCCTCGAGCCGCTGCCGTTTGTCGGGCCTCTGGGGATGACCGGCTTGCCGGAACCGTTCGAAGGGCGTTTCGAGATCGGTGATGTTGCGGCGGGCCGGTATCGAATCTCGGCCTTGCATATGAGGCTCGCGGAGAATACGCTCGAGGGCGAACTGGAGCTCGATACGAACGGGCCCATCCCGTCCATCGAAGGGGCGCTGTCGTCGGAGCGTTTGGATCTGAGGCCTTTTATCCCGAAAAGGGAGGCGGACGCCTCGAAGCCCGGGGCGGGGGCTTCCGGGAGCCGAGATGCAGCCGGCGGCGGGCGCGTCTTCTCCTCGGAGGCGATCCGGATCCCTTTCCCGGCCTGGCTGGTCCTGGATCTGAACTGCGCCTTCAAGAACGTGTTCATGCCCAAGTGGGCGTTTACAGATCTGGGTGCGCAGGTCCGGCTCTCGGACGGGCGTCTCCGGATCGAAGACCTGAAGGCGGATACGGAAGCGGGCTCGGTCACCGGCCGGTTCCATTTCAAGGCTGCGGAGCGCGGGATTGTGCTTGACGCGCTGTGCAAGGTCACGAAGCTCGATGTGTCGCGGATGCTCAAGAAGTTGGGGGAGAAGCCGTCACTGGAGGGCGAACTCGACGCGGACCTCGATCTGCAGGGCCAGGGCGCGTCGTTTGCCGAGATTATGGCGGGCCTCGACGGGAAGATCTCCCTGGTGATGGGCGCAGGGCGGATCGATTCGTCGGGCTTCGACTTCTGGGGGGCCGATGTCGTTCAGAGCCTCATGCAGGTGGTCGATCCGGCCCGAAGGCCCCGATCCACCACGGACTTCAACTGCCTGGTGGCAGGGTTTCTCGTGACGGGGGGGCTTGCGCGCAGCACTGCGCTGGTCCTGGATACCGATGTCACGAGCCTCGTAGGGGAGGGGCAGGTGAATCTGCGCCATGAAACCCTTGATCTCGAGTTCGCCCTCATACCGAAATCGGGCCTCTCGGTGCCCGGCCTCGGCAAAGTGGGGATCACCATCGGGCAACTGACCCGGCCGTTCAAGGTGGGCGGCACCCTGAAGAAGCCCGCCGTCCGTTTCGATGTTCATGAAACGGCCTGGGTGGTGGGAAAGGCCGTTGGCGGCTCGCTCCTTTTCGGGCCGGCCGGGATTGCCGCCGCTCTGGCCACCGGCGCCGCCGGCTCCGAAAACCCGTGTCTGGCGGCCGTGCGGGCGGCGGAAGCGGGGGTGCCGGTCAGGGAAGATGCCGGCACGCCGAAAGAACTCATCGACGGGATGGTCGATCAGGCAGGGAAACTGCTTGATCGCCTGTTGGGCAGATGAACGGGACCACGGGCGAAACAGGGGCGACGGGGGGTTACAGGCGCAGGGTGTGCGGTGTCCCCCGGGCCGGTTTCGCCGGGCCGACTGCAACCTTTTCCATCGAGCCGGCGGCATGGCGATGACCGACAAGATCGACATCAACTGTGATATGGGGGAAAGCTTCGGGGCCTACACCCTCGGGATGGACGCCGATGTCATGCGCTACATCACCTCCGCGAACATCGCCTGCGGTTTCCACGCGGGCGACCCCGGAGTCATGAACCGGACGATCCAGTTGGCCCGAAACCATCGCGTCGGCGTCGGCGCCCATCCGGGATTCCCGGATCTGCTCGGCTTCGGACGCCGGAACATGGATTGCACCTTGGATGAGATCAGGGACTACGTGGTCTATCAGGTCGGCGCCATGGAGGCCTTTTGCCGTCTGCACGGCGTGCGCCTTCAGCATGTGAAGCCCCACGGAGGGCTCTACAACATGGCGGCGGGAAACCTCGACATTCTGCGGGTCTTGACGGGGGCCGTCGCCGCCCTGGATGCGGAGATCCTGCTGGTGGCACCGGCCGGCGGACGGGCGCAGGCAATGGCGCGCATCGGGCGCGAGGAGGGGGTTCGGTTGGTTTTCGAGGCCTTTCCCGACCGGGCTTACACCCGGGAAGGTGCGCTGGTTTCGAGGCGGCTGCCGGAGGCGGTGATCCTCGACCCGCAGGAGGTTGTGGAACGGGCGCTCGCTCTGGTCGTGGAGGGAAGGATTTCGCTGCTCGAAGGGGGCAGCCTTGAGATGGAGGCCCAGACGCTTTGCGTGCATGGCGACAATCCAGGCGCTGTGGAGATGGCCGCGGCCATCCGAAGGGGCCTCGAGTCGGAGGGCATCGGGGTGGCCTCCATGGCGGAGTGGGTTTGAGGCGAGATCTTCCACAGGTCGAGGGTGATGGCGGGCGTGCTCTATGAGACGCCCCGGTTCAGGTTCAGCGGCGACCGGGGCCTTCTGATCGAATACGGGGAAGGGGTGGACCTTTCGGTGAACGAGAAGGTCCACCGGATGACCGCGTTGCTTCAAAGAGCTTTGCCAGATGGGGTCGAAGCCGTCATCCCCGGCTACTGTTCCATGTGCATCCTCTACGACCCCTGCAGGACCGGCCCGGCCGCCCTGGAACGACACGTCCTGGGTCTCGAAAATGCACAGGATCGCAGAGAGGCGGCGCCCGCCAGGACCGTGAGGATCCCGGTCTGCTACGGCGGTGAGTTCGGC of the Desulfatiglans anilini DSM 4660 genome contains:
- a CDS encoding AsmA family protein — protein: MRWKWFLGIFAVIIVLTVMAVYIFAATYDYDRLRPRIVQAIRDSTGRELLIEKPLAVEIGFSPVIVLEEVRFGDFGEDSEAGLLRVKRCEIQIALLPLLKDVLEVKRLQLVEPQFHVDRSSPPGPRAPGGAGPGTASDSGPVSATEEGAGQPARSDGAVERGAQRFPAFGFKDVEVVDGVVVYRSGPEGAVHTLRLERFEARSGGMDADIDLEASGDYEGHRFELKGRTGGLPALTDPKRPWDVRLEGLFGGAAISIEGEMEDVFHIRGGRFTVSFHGEALEPLPFVGPLGMTGLPEPFEGRFEIGDVAAGRYRISALHMRLAENTLEGELELDTNGPIPSIEGALSSERLDLRPFIPKREADASKPGAGASGSRDAAGGGRVFSSEAIRIPFPAWLVLDLNCAFKNVFMPKWAFTDLGAQVRLSDGRLRIEDLKADTEAGSVTGRFHFKAAERGIVLDALCKVTKLDVSRMLKKLGEKPSLEGELDADLDLQGQGASFAEIMAGLDGKISLVMGAGRIDSSGFDFWGADVVQSLMQVVDPARRPRSTTDFNCLVAGFLVTGGLARSTALVLDTDVTSLVGEGQVNLRHETLDLEFALIPKSGLSVPGLGKVGITIGQLTRPFKVGGTLKKPAVRFDVHETAWVVGKAVGGSLLFGPAGIAAALATGAAGSENPCLAAVRAAEAGVPVREDAGTPKELIDGMVDQAGKLLDRLLGR
- a CDS encoding LamB/YcsF family protein; the encoded protein is MTDKIDINCDMGESFGAYTLGMDADVMRYITSANIACGFHAGDPGVMNRTIQLARNHRVGVGAHPGFPDLLGFGRRNMDCTLDEIRDYVVYQVGAMEAFCRLHGVRLQHVKPHGGLYNMAAGNLDILRVLTGAVAALDAEILLVAPAGGRAQAMARIGREEGVRLVFEAFPDRAYTREGALVSRRLPEAVILDPQEVVERALALVVEGRISLLEGGSLEMEAQTLCVHGDNPGAVEMAAAIRRGLESEGIGVASMAEWV